The Deinococcus sp. Leaf326 genomic sequence GACCTGCGCGAAGCTGTGCTCGAGCGCCGCGAAGGTGCGCTGCTGGGCGGCCTGAGCGGCCTGCCGACCGAGGAACTGGCGGCCGCAGAGGCGCCGGCCGCCGGGCTGGCGCGCCTGTGCGCGCGGCTGGGCGCCGTGCCGGGCGCACACCTCGGCACCGTCGTCCACGCCATGACCCACCGCCGGGTCATTCTGGAGGTCTACGCCGCGCAGTCGGACGCCGCGCGCACGCCGGTCGCGCGGGCGGCCCTCTCGCGGCTGGACCACAAGGCGCTGGCGCTGCTCGCGCCGTGGCAGGCCGGCCTGTTCGGGCCGGAGTAGGGGCCTGGCCGCCGGCGGGACGGGGAGTTTTCCACCTTTAGGCGCACGTCCCGGCCTGCCGCGCGCGGTACACTCGGGCGCGTATGGTCAGGACGCCCCTCAAAACTGCGCTGCGGACCGCGCAGAAGACCCGCACGGCGGCGCGCGGCGCCCTGCTGTGGGGGTACGAGCAGCGGCTGGCGCGCGAGGTCCGCGCGCACGGTCGCCTGCCCCGGCACCTGGGACTGATTCTCGACGGCAACCGCCGTTTTGCCCGCGCCGCCGGGATGCAGCGCGAACTGGGACACACCATCGGGGCCGACAAGGCGCACGAGGTCTTGCAGTGGTGTCTGGAACTGGGCATTCCCGCCGCGACCATCTGGGTGCTCTCGACCGACAACGCCGGGCGCAACTCCGAGGAACTCGCGCACATCCTCTCGCTGCTGGAAAAAGAGGCGCGCAATCTCGCCACCGACCCGCGCATCCATGCCAACCGGGTGCGGGTGCGGGCCATCGGGCAGCACAGCGCTTTTCCGCCGAACGTGCTGGCCGCCCTGGAAGACCTGGAGCAGAAAACGGCCCACTACGACGGTATGCGCCTGAACATCGCCGTCGGCTACGGCGGCCGCGAGGAGATCGTGGACGCGGTCAAAGAGCACCTGCGCGAGCAGCAGTCGGCCGGGCTCACGCTCACGCAGGCGGCCGATACCCTGACCCCCGAGCACATCAGCGCGCATCTCTACGCCGCCGACATTCCCGATCCCGACTTCATCATCCGCACCAGCGGCGAGATCCGGCTCTCGGGCTTCATGCTGTGGCAGAGCGTCTATAGCGAATACTACTTCTGCGACGTGTACTGGCCCGGGTTCCGGCGCGTGGATTTCCTGCGGGCCCTGCGCGACTTCCAGGGCCGCGACCGCCGTTTCGGCAAGTAGCAAGTAGGACGCCGCCTGGACTGGCCGCCCCCGTAATCCTTAGCGCGGCTTGAGGCTCGCCGTCTGGTCGAGGTTCAGGATCAGCCGCACCTGCACGCCGCCCCGGCGCAGCGTCATGTTCAGCCGCGTCTGCTGGCGACTCTCCGCGGTGTCCGGCAGGCCGTCGCGGCGGTAGCTGGCCGAGCCGCTGGCGCTGAGGGAAATCAGCTCGGCGCTCACGGCCGGGCGCTGGGGGCCACCCGCTCCCCTCAGCGTCCAGGGTCCGGCGGCGGCACGTGTGCCGAACAGGAATTCGCCCCGCGGTCCGGTGCCCCGGTAGGTGGCCGTGGTGGTCACGGTCAGCAGCTCACTGACGGCCTGCTCCAGCGGGCCGCTGAGGGACGGTCCGAGCAGGTCGCTCAGCAGGGTCTGGAGGTCCGCCGCGGCGACCGTGGTAGAGCTCTGCCCCGGCACGAGCGGCGCGCCGTAGAGGAACGCGGCGCCGTAGTCGGCGGCCAGCGCCAGGATGTCTGGGTCATCCAGCGCCGACAGGGCGTGGTCGAGCTGTGGGTCGGCACTCGTGAGGGTCAGTCGGCTGCCCTGTCCCGCCGGGCTGAGGTCCTGGGAGAGGCGGAAGGTGAAGGCCGGGCGGCTCTGGATGAGGGTCGTCACGAGGCTCACGCTTCCGTCCGGCCGGCGGCCGACGACCCGGGAGAACACCTTGCCGGTCCGGGTCCGGCTGCCGGTCAGGCCCGTGAACGTGCGGCGGGCGGCGTTCAGGTCGGCCTCGGTGGCGCTGCCCGCTGCGGCGGCGCTCACCTGCACGTCCACGACCGAGAGGCGGGCCGTGAAGGTCGTGACATGTTCGGTGCCTGCTCCGGCCGGAGCCCGGACACTCAGGACGGGTGGGGGACGGACCTGCGCCGCGCCGGCCGCGGCCGCAGTCGCCGTCTGGGCCAGGGAACTGCCGGCAGAAGGCGAGACCAGCAGGAGGGCGCACAGCAGCAGGCGGCCGGGTCGGTGGCGGGTCATGCCGCAGGTACGCGGGCTGGGGGCCGGGCGTTGCGGAGCCGGTAAGGGCTGGGGGGGCTCGGCCTGGGCGGGGGGCGAAGGTGGGGGCAGCTTCTGCGCCCGTGGGGGGCGGTGTGGCAGAGTAGACGGATGACCGATTCCCTGTCCTTGCCGCAAGAACAACGGCGGCCCGACGCGCGGCTCGTGGGACTGCACGCCGAACGCGGCGATCCGCAGGCCCGCCTGAGCGCCGCCCTGGCCGATCTGGAAGAAGCCGACTGGGGCCTGCTGCTGGCCGGCGAGGCCGCGCTGGCCCGGCAACTCGCCGCGCTGCTCGGCCCCGGGACCCTGCGGGTGGACGGCCGCCTGGAC encodes the following:
- a CDS encoding isoprenyl transferase, with translation MVRTPLKTALRTAQKTRTAARGALLWGYEQRLAREVRAHGRLPRHLGLILDGNRRFARAAGMQRELGHTIGADKAHEVLQWCLELGIPAATIWVLSTDNAGRNSEELAHILSLLEKEARNLATDPRIHANRVRVRAIGQHSAFPPNVLAALEDLEQKTAHYDGMRLNIAVGYGGREEIVDAVKEHLREQQSAGLTLTQAADTLTPEHISAHLYAADIPDPDFIIRTSGEIRLSGFMLWQSVYSEYYFCDVYWPGFRRVDFLRALRDFQGRDRRFGK